The Lynx canadensis isolate LIC74 chromosome D1, mLynCan4.pri.v2, whole genome shotgun sequence genome has a segment encoding these proteins:
- the LOC115525787 gene encoding olfactory receptor 9I1-like: MDANNLTTVTEFILVGFTDYHMLEIPLFLTFLIFYIVTLLGNVGMIVLIQVDVQLHTPMYFFLSHLALLDACYASVITPQILATLATGTTVISYGQCGTQFFFFTFCAGTECFLLAVMAYDRYVAVSNPLLYTVAMNPRICWSLVVEAYVCGMLGSIVRTTCTFTLSFCDHNQINFFFCDLPPLLKLACNDTTNTEIVIVFFGNFVILANALVILISYLLIIKAILKVKSPRGKAKTFSTCASHLTAVALFFGTLIFMYLWSGSGKSLEEDKVVSVFYTVVIPMLNPLIYSLRNKDVKAAFRKVTGRLQVSLSV, translated from the coding sequence ATGGACGCGAATAATCTTACTACGGTAACAGAGTTCATTCTCGTGGGCTTTACTGACTACCACATGTTGGAGATTCCCCTCTTCCTGACGTTTCTCATTTTCTATATCGTCACCCTTCTGGGGAATGTGGGGATGATCGTTCTGATCCAAGTGGATGTCCAACTCCAcacgcccatgtacttcttcctgagCCACCTCGCCCTGCTGGATGCCTGCTACGCCTCGGTCATCACTCCTCAGATCCTGGCCACACTGGCCACAGGCACGACGGTCATCTCCTATGGCCAGTGTGGTACCCAGTTCTTTTTCTTCACCTTCTGTGCAGGCACAGAGTGTTTCCTGCTGGCagtgatggcctatgaccgctatgttGCTGTTAGCAACCCACTGCTCTACACTGTAGCCATGAATCCTAGAATTTGCTGGAGTTTGGTGGTGGAAGCCTATGTCTGTGGGATGTTAGGGTCCATTGTGCGTACCACATGCACCTTCACCCTCTCCTTCTGTGACCACAATCAGATCAACTTCTTCTTCTGTGACCTCCCGCCCCTGCTGAAGCTTGCCTGCAATGACACAACAAACACTGAGATTGTCATTGTCTTCTTCGGCAACTTTGTGATCTTGGCCAACGCGTTGGTCATTCTGATATCCTACCTGCTCATCATCAAGGCCATTCTGAAGGTGAAGTCTCCACGTGGCAAGGCCAAGACTTTCTCCACATGTGCCTCCCACCTCACCGCTGTGGCCCTTTTCTTTGGGACCCTCATCTTCATGTATCTGTGGAGCGGCTCGGGCAAGTCCCTGGAGGAAGACAAGGTCGTGTCTGTCTTCTACACTGTGGTCATCCCCATGCTAAACCCTCTGATCTACAGCCTAAGAAACAAAGATGTGAAAGCAGCCTTCAGAAAGGTCACTGGTAGACTCCAGGTGTCCCTGAGTGTGTAG